A genomic stretch from Halorhodospira halophila SL1 includes:
- a CDS encoding type I restriction endonuclease subunit R: MADSREAPFQQDIIDELRAAGWLVGEAGGYDRTHALYPEDLIGFVQEAYPERWERFTKNNPQHPEQALIKATVRELEKQGTLDVLRHGFKVPGVRIATCSFRPDHGMNPEAQARYRANRLRVVPEVSYSPHARTGEYNPRLDLVLFVNGIPTATLELKSAFKQSVEQAKRQYRNDRPPKDPVTRKEEPLLSFKRGALVHFAVSQNEVAMTTRLAGAETTFLPFNQGTPDGGAGNPPPPDADTYATSYLWREVFQPDAWLKIIARFLHLERKTEEEFDGKRKTRESLIFPRYHQWEAVNRLLAATAEEGAGRRYLIQHSAGSGKSNSIAWVAHQLAALYDDDGNRLFNSVIVVTDRTVLDDQLQRTIYQFEHAQGVVRPITREVGNQSKSEQLAEALAEQTRIIIVTIQTFPALFDALDARPQLAEGRYAVIADEAHSSQSGAAASKLKTILGADAPETDEVSAEELLDAAVAARKPTERISYYAFTATPKGKTLELFGRPPDPEQGRSSENLPQPFHVYSMRQAIEEGFILDVLKNYTTYRTAWRLAHPDDQAYEVNSRKASAKLARWVKLHPYNIGQKVEVIVEHFRTRVRHLLNGQAKAMVVTGSRQEAVRYALALRQHVEAQGYNDVHALVAFSGSVPADDTIPEEVTEHSAQLNPGLNGRDHAEALDTDDYNVMIVANKYQTGFDQPKLCAMYVDKKLQGVDCVQTLSRLNRIFPGKETFVLDFVNDAEEILAAFRPYYNKAELADVSDANVVFDLQRTLDAAGVYHWEEVEQFARAFFDPKAKNAQLSTACQPAKERFTQRYKAAQEQRQAWQEAKRQAERNGDEAGVSRAEHEIKEADEALDELDLFRKNLQSFVRSYEFLSQIVDYDDVELEQLCVYAKHLHPLLRVDRLDEEAIDLSELALTHYRLTKHQEQRLQLEARDEAGDYNLQPVSEVGSGKPHAPEKKPLAEIIERLNDLFGAEVDEQDKLNFAQGVADRIERDEAVMAEVQRNNPQQLMHGQFPERVADIVLDAMHDHEKLSMEILDDKEKGRDFALLILQLLSMRGEPASRRV; encoded by the coding sequence ATGGCTGATAGTCGCGAAGCACCCTTCCAACAGGACATCATCGACGAGCTGCGCGCCGCTGGCTGGCTCGTCGGCGAGGCGGGCGGCTACGACCGCACCCACGCCCTGTATCCTGAGGATCTGATTGGCTTCGTCCAGGAGGCCTACCCGGAGCGCTGGGAGAGGTTCACCAAGAACAACCCGCAGCACCCCGAGCAGGCGCTGATCAAGGCGACCGTCCGGGAACTGGAGAAGCAGGGCACCCTCGATGTGCTGCGTCACGGCTTCAAGGTCCCCGGCGTGCGCATCGCCACCTGCAGCTTCCGGCCCGACCACGGCATGAACCCCGAGGCGCAGGCTCGCTACCGGGCCAACCGGCTGCGCGTGGTCCCCGAGGTCTCCTACTCCCCCCACGCCCGCACCGGAGAGTACAACCCGCGGCTCGATCTGGTGCTCTTCGTCAACGGCATCCCCACGGCGACACTGGAGCTTAAGAGCGCCTTCAAGCAGTCCGTTGAGCAGGCCAAGCGGCAGTACCGCAACGATCGCCCCCCGAAGGATCCGGTCACCCGCAAGGAGGAGCCGCTGCTGAGCTTCAAGCGCGGCGCGCTGGTGCACTTCGCCGTCAGTCAGAACGAGGTGGCCATGACCACCCGCCTCGCCGGCGCCGAGACGACCTTCCTCCCGTTCAACCAGGGCACACCCGACGGCGGCGCCGGCAACCCCCCGCCGCCCGACGCCGACACCTACGCCACGAGCTATCTCTGGCGCGAGGTCTTCCAGCCGGATGCCTGGCTGAAGATCATCGCCCGCTTCCTGCACCTGGAGCGCAAGACCGAGGAAGAATTCGACGGCAAGCGCAAGACCCGGGAGAGTCTGATCTTTCCCCGCTACCACCAGTGGGAGGCGGTCAATCGCCTGCTGGCCGCCACGGCCGAGGAGGGCGCGGGCCGGCGCTATCTAATCCAGCACAGCGCCGGGTCCGGCAAATCCAACTCCATCGCTTGGGTGGCCCACCAGCTGGCCGCGCTCTACGACGACGACGGCAACCGGTTGTTCAACTCGGTGATCGTCGTCACCGACCGCACCGTTCTCGACGACCAGCTCCAGCGCACGATCTACCAGTTCGAGCACGCCCAGGGGGTCGTCCGACCGATCACCCGGGAGGTCGGTAACCAGAGCAAGTCCGAGCAGCTCGCCGAGGCCCTGGCCGAGCAGACGCGGATCATCATCGTCACCATCCAGACCTTCCCGGCGCTTTTCGATGCCCTCGACGCCCGGCCGCAGCTGGCCGAGGGGCGCTATGCGGTTATCGCCGACGAGGCCCACTCCTCACAAAGCGGCGCGGCAGCGAGCAAGCTCAAGACCATCCTCGGTGCCGATGCCCCGGAGACCGACGAGGTCAGCGCCGAGGAACTGCTCGATGCGGCGGTGGCAGCGCGCAAGCCCACGGAGCGGATCAGCTACTACGCCTTTACCGCCACGCCCAAGGGCAAGACCCTGGAGCTCTTCGGCCGGCCGCCAGACCCGGAGCAAGGGCGGAGCAGCGAGAACCTGCCGCAGCCGTTCCACGTATACTCCATGCGCCAGGCCATCGAGGAGGGATTCATCCTCGATGTGCTCAAGAACTACACCACCTACCGCACCGCCTGGCGCCTGGCCCACCCGGATGACCAGGCCTATGAGGTCAACTCGCGCAAGGCCTCGGCCAAGCTCGCCCGGTGGGTGAAGCTCCACCCCTACAACATCGGCCAGAAGGTGGAGGTCATCGTCGAGCACTTCCGCACCCGGGTACGCCACCTGCTCAACGGCCAGGCGAAGGCCATGGTGGTCACCGGCAGCCGGCAGGAGGCGGTGCGCTACGCCCTGGCCCTGCGCCAACACGTGGAGGCGCAGGGTTACAACGACGTGCACGCCCTGGTGGCCTTCTCCGGCAGCGTGCCAGCGGATGACACCATCCCCGAGGAGGTCACCGAGCACAGCGCCCAGCTCAACCCCGGGCTGAACGGCCGCGATCATGCCGAGGCGCTGGATACCGACGATTACAACGTGATGATCGTCGCCAACAAGTACCAGACCGGCTTCGATCAGCCGAAGCTCTGCGCCATGTACGTCGACAAGAAGCTCCAGGGCGTGGACTGCGTGCAGACCCTCTCGCGGCTCAACCGGATCTTCCCCGGCAAGGAGACCTTCGTCCTCGACTTCGTCAACGACGCCGAGGAGATCCTCGCCGCCTTCCGGCCCTACTACAACAAGGCCGAGCTCGCCGACGTCTCCGACGCCAACGTGGTCTTCGACCTGCAGCGGACCCTGGATGCTGCCGGGGTCTACCACTGGGAGGAGGTCGAGCAGTTCGCCCGCGCCTTCTTCGACCCCAAGGCCAAGAACGCGCAGCTCAGCACTGCCTGTCAGCCGGCCAAGGAGCGTTTTACCCAGCGCTATAAGGCGGCACAGGAGCAGCGCCAGGCCTGGCAGGAGGCCAAGCGCCAGGCCGAGCGCAACGGGGACGAAGCGGGTGTCTCGCGGGCCGAACACGAGATCAAGGAGGCCGACGAGGCCCTGGATGAGCTGGATCTCTTCCGCAAGAACCTGCAGAGCTTCGTGCGCAGCTACGAGTTCCTCTCGCAGATCGTCGACTACGACGACGTGGAGCTTGAGCAGCTCTGCGTCTATGCCAAACACCTCCACCCGCTGCTGCGCGTCGACCGGCTTGACGAGGAGGCGATCGACCTCTCCGAACTGGCGCTGACCCACTACCGCCTGACCAAGCACCAGGAGCAGCGGCTGCAGCTTGAGGCCCGCGACGAGGCGGGGGATTACAACCTCCAGCCGGTCAGCGAGGTCGGCTCCGGCAAGCCGCACGCCCCCGAGAAGAAACCCCTGGCGGAGATCATCGAACGGCTCAACGACCTCTTCGGCGCCGAGGTGGACGAGCAGGACAAGCTCAACTTCGCCCAGGGCGTGGCGGACCGGATCGAGCGCGACGAGGCGGTCATGGCCGAGGTCCAGCGCAACAACCCGCAGCAGCTCATGCACGGTCAATTCCCCGAGCGGGTCGCCGACATCGTGCTCGATGCCATGCACGACCACGAGAAGCTGTCCATGGAGATCCTCGACGACAAGGAGAAGGGGCGCGACTTCGCGCTGCTGATCCTGCAGCTGCTGTCGATGCGGGGGGAGCCCGCGTCGCGGCGCGTGTGA
- a CDS encoding GIY-YIG nuclease family protein: MSYGRSIRLFLVDDSPHGLMTAEIVNWTGHVLMGPRSRLSELVQRPECGRAGVYFLVGADPDNSLRPLVYIGESDNVATRLQQHNRPEDKGGRDFWERVCLITSKDQNLTKAHVKYLESLLLRSAKELGRCTLVNGTGHDYENLPESDRADMAYFADQIRVVLPVLGLDFLRSAAPRREAARPEEERQEQAPTFRLELPKHGLVATGREHDGEFFVLEGSAARAQWTGPSGGYQALFNQLCSDGILVDDGQGRRRFAQDQGFNSPSAAAAVVSGRTANGRVAWRVDGTNETYAEWQDRQVQAAQPDASADGAINTTAAGSDVEGESESGTPHPV; encoded by the coding sequence ATGAGCTACGGCCGCAGCATTCGCCTCTTCCTGGTGGACGACTCCCCCCATGGGTTGATGACCGCCGAGATCGTCAACTGGACCGGGCACGTGCTCATGGGGCCGCGCAGCCGGTTGAGCGAGCTGGTCCAGCGCCCCGAGTGTGGGCGGGCCGGGGTGTACTTTCTGGTCGGTGCGGATCCGGACAACAGCCTGCGGCCATTGGTCTACATCGGCGAGAGCGACAACGTCGCAACGCGCCTGCAGCAGCACAATCGGCCTGAGGACAAAGGCGGGAGGGATTTCTGGGAGCGGGTCTGTCTGATCACCAGCAAGGATCAGAACCTGACCAAGGCGCACGTGAAATATCTGGAGAGCCTGCTGCTGCGCAGTGCCAAGGAGCTGGGCCGTTGCACGCTGGTCAACGGCACCGGACACGACTACGAAAACCTGCCGGAATCCGACCGGGCGGACATGGCCTATTTCGCCGATCAGATCCGTGTCGTACTGCCCGTCCTTGGTCTGGACTTCCTGCGCTCCGCAGCGCCGCGAAGGGAGGCCGCCCGCCCGGAAGAGGAGCGACAGGAACAGGCCCCGACCTTCCGGCTCGAGCTGCCCAAACACGGTCTGGTGGCCACTGGCCGGGAGCACGACGGTGAGTTCTTCGTGCTCGAAGGCTCGGCGGCACGCGCCCAGTGGACCGGTCCCAGCGGCGGCTACCAGGCGCTGTTCAATCAGCTGTGCAGTGATGGGATTCTCGTCGACGACGGCCAGGGGCGACGCCGCTTCGCCCAGGATCAAGGGTTCAACAGCCCCAGTGCGGCGGCCGCGGTGGTCTCCGGGCGAACGGCCAATGGCCGGGTTGCCTGGCGCGTCGACGGCACCAACGAGACCTACGCAGAGTGGCAGGATCGCCAGGTTCAGGCGGCACAACCGGATGCCAGCGCGGACGGTGCCATCAACACCACGGCGGCCGGATCCGACGTGGAAGGTGAGAGCGAGTCGGGTACGCCGCACCCCGTGTGA
- a CDS encoding restriction endonuclease subunit S encodes MSFPAYPEYKDSGVEWLGEVPEHWSVSALKRVARLESGDAISSDHISEEGEYAVYGGNGIRGFSSGYTHDGFYPLIGRQGALCGNVNYAKGRFWASEHAVVVWPGRQIDGFWLGELLRSMNLNQYATSAAQPGLSVETIENLYVPVPPDEEQQKIAELLDHETARIDALIEEQQRLIELLKEKRQAVISHAVTKGLDPDVPMKDSGVEWLGEVPAHWDVVKFVRCAKIAEGQVDPKQEPYRSMMLVAPNHIESGTGRLMARETAEEQGAESGKYYCYAGDVIYSKIRPSLRKACVAYEDCLCSADMYPLRAQSGVYGDYLRWTILSESFSTLAFLESERVAMPKVNRESIEEIRIPMPPPEEQLQISRTLEKETARIDALMEEAESGIQLLQERRSALISAAVTGKIDVRDWAPPAAAEPEQEREGAAL; translated from the coding sequence ATGAGTTTCCCGGCGTATCCCGAGTACAAGGATTCTGGGGTCGAGTGGCTGGGGGAGGTGCCGGAGCATTGGTCCGTCAGTGCGCTGAAGCGTGTTGCGCGTCTCGAAAGTGGCGACGCGATAAGCAGCGATCACATCAGTGAAGAGGGGGAGTATGCCGTTTACGGCGGGAATGGCATAAGGGGTTTTTCATCTGGATACACTCACGACGGTTTTTACCCTTTGATTGGGCGCCAAGGAGCTCTTTGCGGTAACGTCAATTACGCGAAAGGAAGGTTCTGGGCATCTGAGCATGCGGTTGTTGTTTGGCCTGGAAGACAAATTGACGGTTTTTGGCTCGGTGAGCTTCTTCGCTCAATGAATCTTAATCAATATGCGACATCGGCTGCGCAACCGGGTTTGTCGGTTGAGACTATTGAAAATCTTTATGTTCCTGTTCCGCCGGATGAAGAGCAACAAAAGATAGCGGAGCTCCTCGACCACGAAACCGCCCGTATCGACGCCCTGATCGAGGAGCAGCAGCGCCTGATCGAGCTGCTCAAGGAGAAGCGCCAGGCGGTGATCTCCCATGCCGTCACCAAAGGCCTCGACCCCGATGTGCCGATGAAGGACTCCGGCGTGGAGTGGTTGGGGGAAGTGCCGGCGCATTGGGATGTCGTGAAGTTCGTCCGGTGTGCAAAAATTGCTGAGGGTCAGGTTGATCCAAAGCAGGAGCCATATAGGAGCATGATGCTTGTTGCTCCAAATCACATTGAGTCAGGGACTGGACGACTCATGGCTCGTGAGACTGCAGAAGAGCAGGGGGCAGAGAGTGGCAAGTATTATTGCTATGCTGGCGACGTAATATACAGCAAGATTCGACCGTCATTGAGAAAAGCATGTGTAGCCTACGAAGATTGCCTATGCAGCGCTGATATGTATCCTCTCAGGGCGCAAAGTGGGGTGTATGGCGATTATCTGCGCTGGACGATTCTGTCTGAATCGTTCTCGACGCTAGCTTTTCTGGAATCAGAGCGCGTGGCGATGCCGAAAGTCAATCGGGAGTCGATTGAAGAGATTCGAATCCCTATGCCGCCACCGGAAGAGCAGCTACAGATATCCCGTACCCTCGAAAAAGAAACGGCCCGCATCGACGCGTTGATGGAGGAGGCTGAATCGGGTATCCAGTTGCTCCAAGAACGCCGCTCCGCCCTGATCTCCGCCGCCGTCACCGGCAAGATCGACGTGCGTGACTGGGCGCCGCCGGCCGCTGCCGAACCGGAGCAGGAACGCGAAGGAGCGGCGCTATGA
- a CDS encoding Abi family protein: protein MEFGKPATTVDEQIQILRQRGMQIDDVDRARHYLQHINYYRLTAYWLPFEEDYSTHQFRSGARFEDALNLYIFDREFRLLLLDAIERIEISVRTQWAYYLALTYGAHSYLEPTHAVRADWHTQNLAALREEVGRSKELFIRHYSAKYSTPAMPPVWSVCEVMSLGLLSRWITQLRPADRKRIAAVYGLDQRTFQGFIRHLTYVRNLCAHHSRVWNRSLTVTMELPKKKPVRLLRHLHYQAKREIYNTLVMQAYFLDQISPRHHWRERLLALIDVHDVDPARMGFPDGWRLDLFWATAQGDWGGHSSGKPSGKEDT from the coding sequence ATGGAGTTCGGCAAGCCCGCCACCACTGTCGACGAGCAGATCCAGATCCTTCGTCAGCGGGGCATGCAGATCGACGACGTCGATCGCGCCCGCCATTACCTGCAGCACATCAATTACTACCGGCTTACCGCTTACTGGCTTCCGTTCGAGGAAGATTACTCCACCCATCAGTTCCGTTCGGGGGCCCGGTTTGAGGATGCCCTCAACCTCTATATCTTTGATCGCGAGTTCCGGTTGCTCTTGCTCGACGCGATTGAGCGGATCGAGATTTCCGTTCGCACCCAGTGGGCCTACTACCTAGCGCTCACCTACGGGGCTCATTCGTATCTTGAGCCAACCCATGCGGTACGCGCCGACTGGCATACGCAGAATCTGGCGGCCCTTCGGGAGGAGGTTGGCCGGTCGAAGGAACTCTTTATCCGGCACTACTCGGCAAAGTATTCCACTCCAGCAATGCCGCCGGTCTGGTCCGTCTGTGAGGTCATGTCGCTGGGTTTACTCTCCCGCTGGATAACCCAGCTGCGGCCTGCCGACCGCAAGCGCATCGCCGCCGTGTACGGGCTGGATCAGAGAACCTTCCAAGGGTTTATCCGCCACCTGACCTACGTACGCAACCTTTGCGCACACCATAGTCGGGTCTGGAATCGCAGCCTGACGGTGACCATGGAACTGCCCAAGAAAAAGCCAGTGCGGTTGTTGAGACACCTTCACTACCAAGCGAAGCGTGAGATCTACAACACGCTGGTGATGCAGGCTTACTTCCTTGACCAGATCAGCCCCAGGCACCACTGGCGAGAGCGGCTATTGGCCCTTATTGACGTGCATGACGTCGATCCTGCGCGGATGGGCTTTCCGGACGGCTGGAGGCTGGATCTCTTCTGGGCGACGGCTCAAGGTGACTGGGGCGGCCACTCTTCCGGAAAACCAAGTGGAAAGGAGGATACATGA
- a CDS encoding type I restriction-modification system subunit M, with protein MNTENHSQMAGFIWSVADLLRGDLKQSQYGRVILPFTLLRRLECVLEPTKEQVLAAAKEHADKPLGVRERLLRRAADQPFFNTSPLTLGTLSDTQTADDLMSYVQSFSPDAREVFEHFNFEDFVQQLSANNLLYQVVQRFAAMDLSPGRISNFGMGSIFEELIRKFAESSNETAGEHFTPRDVVHLTTSLVLTDQDDKLQPHSVVTVYDPAAGTGGFLSESDAYIQQVSDNVTVSLHGQELNPESYAICKADMLIKGQQVENIKLGNTLSDDELAGERFDFMLANPPFGVEWKKVQKQVTDEHKRWGYNGRFGPGLPRVSDGSLLFLLHLVSKVRDPREGGSRIGIILNGSPLFTGGAGSGESEIRRFLLERDLVEAIVALPTDMFYNTGIATYVWILSNDKPPERRGRVQLINATERYSKMRKSLGSKRQYIDDTNIDNIVRLYGAFEESEESKLFPVAEFGYRRITVERPLRLNFQASEERIRRILDEKPIQKLDEDTQARLLAACEAMDGQMLYRDRQAFTRDLKRALEEREVKLGAPPMKAVLNALSERDPEAKPCTDAKGNPEPDTSLRDHENVPLTESVYDYFEREVRPHVPDAWIDEAKRDAQDGEVGIVGYEIPFNRHFYKFTPPRPLEEIDADLKVCTDRIKRMIEELSA; from the coding sequence TTGAACACCGAGAATCACTCCCAGATGGCCGGATTCATCTGGTCGGTCGCCGACCTGCTGCGCGGCGATCTCAAGCAATCCCAGTACGGACGGGTCATCTTGCCGTTTACCCTGCTGCGGCGGCTGGAGTGCGTCCTGGAGCCGACCAAGGAGCAGGTGCTGGCCGCGGCGAAGGAGCACGCGGACAAGCCGCTGGGGGTGCGCGAGCGGCTTCTGCGCCGGGCGGCCGATCAGCCTTTCTTCAACACCTCGCCGCTGACCCTGGGGACGCTGTCGGACACGCAGACCGCGGACGACCTGATGAGCTACGTCCAGTCGTTCAGCCCCGATGCCCGAGAGGTCTTTGAGCACTTCAACTTCGAGGACTTCGTCCAGCAGCTCTCGGCGAACAATCTGCTCTACCAGGTGGTGCAGCGCTTCGCGGCCATGGATCTCAGCCCCGGGCGGATCTCCAACTTCGGCATGGGCTCGATCTTCGAGGAGCTGATCCGCAAGTTCGCCGAGAGCTCCAACGAGACCGCCGGTGAGCACTTCACGCCCCGCGACGTGGTCCACCTGACCACCTCGCTGGTGCTCACCGATCAGGACGACAAGCTGCAACCGCACAGCGTGGTCACGGTCTATGACCCGGCCGCCGGCACGGGTGGCTTCCTCTCCGAGAGTGACGCCTACATCCAGCAGGTCAGCGATAACGTGACCGTTTCGCTGCACGGCCAGGAGCTCAACCCGGAGTCCTACGCCATCTGCAAGGCGGACATGCTGATCAAGGGCCAGCAGGTCGAGAACATCAAGCTCGGCAACACCCTCTCCGACGACGAGCTCGCCGGCGAGCGCTTCGACTTCATGCTTGCCAATCCGCCCTTCGGCGTGGAGTGGAAGAAGGTCCAGAAGCAGGTCACCGACGAGCACAAGCGCTGGGGGTACAACGGCCGCTTCGGACCGGGCCTGCCCCGGGTCTCCGACGGCTCCCTGCTATTTCTGCTGCACCTGGTGAGCAAGGTCCGCGATCCGCGGGAGGGTGGCTCGCGCATCGGCATCATCCTCAACGGCTCCCCGCTGTTCACCGGCGGGGCCGGTAGCGGCGAGTCGGAGATCCGTCGCTTCCTGCTTGAGCGCGACCTGGTGGAGGCCATCGTCGCCCTGCCCACGGACATGTTCTACAACACCGGCATCGCCACCTACGTCTGGATCCTCTCCAACGACAAGCCGCCGGAGCGCCGCGGTCGGGTGCAGCTGATCAACGCCACCGAGCGTTACAGCAAGATGCGCAAGTCGCTCGGATCCAAGCGGCAGTACATCGACGATACAAACATCGACAACATCGTCCGCCTCTACGGCGCCTTCGAGGAGAGCGAAGAGAGTAAGCTCTTCCCGGTGGCGGAGTTCGGCTACCGGCGGATCACCGTCGAGCGGCCCCTGCGGCTCAACTTCCAGGCCAGCGAGGAGCGCATCCGCCGGATCCTCGACGAGAAGCCGATCCAGAAACTCGACGAGGACACCCAGGCCCGCCTCCTGGCCGCCTGCGAGGCCATGGACGGCCAGATGCTCTACCGGGACCGGCAGGCGTTCACCCGCGACCTGAAGCGTGCCCTGGAGGAGCGGGAAGTGAAGCTCGGCGCGCCACCGATGAAAGCGGTCCTCAACGCCTTATCCGAGCGCGACCCGGAGGCCAAGCCGTGCACCGACGCCAAGGGCAACCCGGAGCCGGACACCAGCCTGCGTGACCACGAGAACGTGCCGCTGACCGAATCCGTCTACGACTATTTCGAGCGCGAGGTGCGCCCGCACGTCCCCGACGCCTGGATCGACGAGGCCAAGCGTGACGCCCAGGACGGCGAGGTGGGCATCGTCGGCTATGAGATCCCCTTCAACCGCCACTTCTACAAGTTCACCCCGCCGCGCCCGCTCGAAGAGATCGACGCGGACCTGAAGGTCTGCACGGACCGGATCAAGCGGATGATCGAGGAGCTGTCGGCATGA